The following coding sequences lie in one Phycicoccus duodecadis genomic window:
- a CDS encoding TM0106 family RecB-like putative nuclease, whose amino-acid sequence MFLLGDDAALVISASDLRTAADCEFALAHALDVALGRAERAPVADDPMLARVARLGTEHEQVELRRLAAEHRGHVVQFERPGYTREALERAHAQTVAALLDPAVEVVYQATFFDGSFVGHADFLERTPGGWLVSDTKLARTAGVPALLQIAAYADQLAAAGVPAAPVARLVVGSGEHHDYALGDIVPVYRARRARLDALLAEHRASGASASWGDERWLACGRCDVCEAEVERARDLLLVAGMRGPARARLLAAGVTTVEQLAAHEGAVADVRPAMLDRLRAQARLQLAQEADPAGGVRFEVVDPDALRRMPRPSPGDVFFDFEGDPLWQEPGSSIWGLEYLFGMVEVDSGEARFRAFWAHDRHEERRALVDFVEHLAARRRRWPDLHVYHYAPYEPAALLRMAARHGVCEDDVDQLLRDGVFVDLYSVVRSGIRVSQRSYSIKKLEPLYMEAREGDVQGGAESIVAYHQFSAARVEGRDDEARALIAEIAHYNEDDCVSTLKLRDWLLERRAEQVGDGWALPVADTVGEVEVSETRRAALELEAAVRALVDDVAPADRSDEHHAVALVGSAVLFHAREDKPRWQEHFERLRLPVGDWRAADGVFLVERAEVVSDWHQATARQRPRRTLRLHGEPMRQGGIGVGAAVSAVYGVPSPVGVVAEPLHANARSTAGVTVLEAHDLLADTGRLHQVLLVEELQPKDGEPHVDVPVALVPNDNVSSAPIDRALAEVAAAVRDTGQVPVGAGTDVLLRCPPRLRGGAPLPAVADGPDGYTDAITAALLGMDDSYVAVQGPPGTGKTHVGAHVVARLVAQGWAVGVCAQSHAAVENVLSKIVAATDVPGEQVAKVPRATAGPAWTALGKADELAAFAAGHRAAGRGYVIGGTAWDLTNPGRVGRRELDLLVVDEAGQFSLAKTLAVSVAARRLLLLGDPQQLPQVTTGTHAEPIDMAALAWLARGESVLPPTLGYFLATTWRMHPALTRPVSELAYQGRLAAVGDVTGARRLEGIEPGVHVHAVEHRDNSTHSPQEADAVVALVRGLLGRTWVDTSARDGGDAGRPLAEGDVIVITPYNAQAGLVRRALDDAGHPDVAVGTVDKFQGQEAAVAILTMAASSHSDVSRGMGFLLDRHRLNVAISRGQYAAFVVRSQVLTDFSPRSPAELLALGAFLRLCDHAVSTQTVGAPERAGA is encoded by the coding sequence ATGTTCCTCCTCGGCGACGACGCGGCGCTCGTCATCAGCGCGAGTGACCTGCGCACGGCCGCCGACTGCGAGTTCGCGCTCGCGCACGCCCTCGACGTCGCGCTCGGCCGGGCCGAGCGGGCGCCCGTCGCCGACGACCCGATGCTGGCCCGGGTCGCCCGCCTCGGCACCGAGCACGAGCAGGTCGAGCTGCGCCGGCTGGCCGCCGAGCACCGTGGCCACGTCGTGCAGTTCGAGCGACCGGGCTACACCCGCGAGGCGCTCGAGCGGGCCCACGCGCAGACGGTCGCCGCTCTGCTCGACCCCGCGGTGGAGGTCGTCTACCAGGCCACCTTCTTCGACGGGTCGTTCGTGGGGCACGCCGACTTCCTCGAGCGCACGCCTGGCGGCTGGCTGGTCAGCGACACCAAGCTCGCCCGTACCGCCGGCGTGCCGGCGCTGCTGCAGATCGCGGCCTACGCCGACCAGCTGGCAGCCGCCGGGGTCCCCGCCGCTCCGGTCGCGCGGCTGGTCGTCGGCTCGGGCGAGCACCACGACTACGCCCTCGGCGACATCGTCCCGGTCTACCGCGCGCGCCGGGCCCGCCTCGACGCCCTGCTGGCCGAGCACCGGGCCTCCGGGGCGTCGGCCTCCTGGGGTGACGAGCGCTGGCTCGCCTGTGGCCGCTGCGACGTGTGCGAGGCCGAGGTCGAGCGGGCCCGCGACCTCCTGCTGGTGGCCGGGATGCGTGGGCCCGCCCGGGCCCGGCTGCTCGCCGCCGGGGTCACCACCGTCGAGCAGCTCGCCGCCCACGAGGGCGCGGTCGCCGACGTCCGCCCGGCCATGCTCGACCGGCTGCGCGCGCAGGCCCGGCTGCAGCTGGCCCAGGAGGCCGACCCCGCGGGCGGGGTGCGCTTCGAGGTGGTCGACCCCGACGCGCTCCGCCGGATGCCGCGCCCCAGCCCGGGCGACGTCTTCTTCGACTTCGAGGGCGACCCGCTGTGGCAGGAGCCGGGGTCGAGCATCTGGGGGCTGGAGTACCTCTTCGGGATGGTCGAGGTCGACTCCGGCGAGGCCCGGTTCCGCGCGTTCTGGGCCCACGACCGCCACGAGGAGCGCCGGGCGCTGGTCGACTTCGTCGAGCACCTGGCCGCCCGCCGGCGGCGCTGGCCCGACCTGCACGTCTACCACTACGCGCCCTACGAGCCCGCGGCCCTGCTCCGGATGGCCGCCCGCCACGGGGTCTGCGAGGACGACGTCGACCAGCTGCTGCGCGACGGTGTCTTCGTCGACCTCTACTCGGTGGTCCGGTCCGGCATCCGGGTCTCCCAGCGCTCGTACTCGATCAAGAAGCTCGAACCGCTCTACATGGAGGCCCGCGAGGGCGACGTCCAGGGCGGGGCCGAGAGCATCGTGGCCTACCACCAGTTCTCCGCCGCGCGCGTCGAGGGCCGCGACGACGAGGCCCGCGCCCTGATCGCCGAGATCGCCCACTACAACGAGGACGACTGCGTCTCCACTCTCAAGCTGCGCGACTGGTTGCTCGAGCGCCGGGCCGAGCAGGTCGGTGACGGCTGGGCACTCCCGGTCGCCGACACCGTCGGCGAGGTCGAGGTCAGCGAGACCCGCCGGGCCGCCCTCGAGCTGGAGGCCGCGGTCCGGGCCCTCGTCGACGACGTGGCGCCGGCCGACCGCTCCGACGAGCACCACGCGGTCGCCCTCGTCGGCTCCGCGGTGCTGTTCCACGCGCGCGAGGACAAGCCCAGATGGCAGGAGCACTTCGAGCGGCTGCGGCTGCCGGTGGGCGACTGGCGCGCGGCCGACGGCGTCTTCCTGGTCGAGCGGGCGGAGGTGGTCAGCGACTGGCACCAGGCGACGGCCCGCCAGCGCCCCCGCCGCACCCTGCGCCTGCACGGCGAGCCGATGCGCCAGGGCGGCATCGGGGTGGGCGCCGCCGTCTCCGCGGTCTACGGGGTGCCCTCGCCGGTCGGGGTGGTCGCCGAGCCCCTGCACGCCAACGCGCGCAGCACCGCGGGGGTCACCGTCCTGGAGGCGCACGACCTGCTCGCCGACACCGGTCGGCTCCACCAGGTGCTGCTGGTCGAGGAGCTCCAGCCCAAGGACGGCGAACCGCACGTCGACGTGCCGGTGGCGCTGGTGCCCAACGACAACGTCAGCTCGGCCCCCATCGACCGCGCGCTGGCCGAGGTCGCCGCGGCCGTGCGCGACACCGGGCAGGTGCCGGTGGGCGCCGGCACCGACGTGCTGCTGCGCTGCCCGCCACGGCTGCGTGGAGGCGCCCCGCTGCCGGCCGTGGCCGACGGTCCTGACGGCTACACCGATGCCATCACCGCGGCCCTGCTCGGGATGGACGACTCGTACGTGGCGGTGCAGGGCCCGCCCGGCACCGGCAAGACGCACGTCGGGGCCCACGTGGTGGCCCGGCTCGTCGCCCAAGGCTGGGCCGTGGGGGTCTGCGCCCAGAGCCACGCCGCGGTCGAGAACGTACTGTCCAAGATCGTCGCCGCCACCGACGTGCCGGGCGAGCAGGTGGCCAAGGTCCCTCGTGCCACGGCCGGCCCCGCCTGGACGGCGCTCGGCAAGGCCGACGAGCTGGCCGCCTTCGCCGCCGGCCACCGCGCGGCCGGGCGCGGTTACGTCATCGGAGGCACCGCCTGGGACCTCACCAACCCGGGACGGGTCGGGCGCCGCGAGCTCGACCTGCTGGTCGTCGACGAGGCCGGGCAGTTCTCGCTGGCCAAGACCCTGGCCGTGTCGGTGGCGGCCCGGCGGCTGCTGCTGCTCGGCGACCCCCAGCAGCTGCCCCAGGTCACCACCGGCACGCACGCCGAGCCGATCGACATGGCGGCGCTCGCGTGGCTCGCGCGCGGCGAGTCGGTGCTCCCGCCCACCCTCGGCTACTTCCTCGCGACGACGTGGCGGATGCATCCCGCCCTCACCCGGCCGGTCTCCGAGCTCGCCTACCAGGGGCGGCTGGCCGCGGTGGGCGACGTCACCGGCGCGCGCCGTCTCGAGGGCATCGAGCCCGGAGTGCACGTGCACGCCGTCGAGCACCGCGACAACTCCACCCACTCGCCGCAGGAGGCCGACGCGGTGGTGGCGCTCGTGCGCGGCCTGCTGGGCCGCACGTGGGTCGACACGTCGGCGCGCGACGGCGGCGACGCCGGCCGGCCGCTGGCCGAGGGCGACGTCATCGTCATCACGCCCTACAACGCCCAGGCGGGCCTGGTCCGGCGCGCGCTCGACGACGCGGGCCACCCCGACGTCGCGGTCGGCACCGTCGACAAGTTCCAGGGCCAGGAGGCGGCCGTCGCCATCCTGACGATGGCCGCGTCGTCGCACTCCGACGTCTCGCGCGGGATGGGCTTCCTGCTCGACCGGCACCGCCTCAACGTGGCCATCTCCCGCGGCCAGTACGCGGCGTTCGTGGTGCGGTCGCAGGTGCTCACCGACTTCTCCCCCCGCTCCCCCGCCGAGCTCCTCGCGCTGGGCGCGTTCCTGCGGCTGTGCGACCACGCGGTGTCGACGCAGACGGTCGGAGCGCCCGAGCGCGCGGGGGCCTGA